In Zingiber officinale cultivar Zhangliang chromosome 1A, Zo_v1.1, whole genome shotgun sequence, a genomic segment contains:
- the LOC122027935 gene encoding pentatricopeptide repeat-containing protein At3g16610-like encodes MYISCGEIESARLAFDDLLQPSVFLWNAMIRAYAWNGPFGRAVELYQRMLDTGIEPNKFTFLFVLKACSAMEALADGILIHEHAKKAGLELDVFVSTALLDMYLKCGCLEDAHEVFCRMPQKDVVAWNALVSGYTLNGRYQEVVRCLLQMQRTGNIPNPSTIVALLPIVGQAKALIQGKSIHAFCIRRRIDKGDVLVNTALLDMYGKSECLVCARRIFDSMSFRNEVTWSEMIGCYTLCGRMAEALQIFSGSSGIGAETARVMALRGAHVIIGARNMEAANVVKENIQQSIPSAKVDVSKLELSLQKSARAFADRFIERNLPLNILINNASVMNCPYKLSEDGIEMQFATNHLGHFLLTNLLLEKMKNIAKESGIEGRIVNLSSVAHIGI; translated from the exons ATGTACATATCATGCGGCGAGATTGAGTCTGCCCGTCTCGCGTTCGACGATTTACTGCAACCAAGTGTCTTCCTGTGGAACGCCATGATCAGGGCTTACGCTTGGAATGGGCCCTTTGGTCGTGCCGTTGAGCTATACCAGAGAATGCTCGATACAGGAATCGAGCCGAACAAGTTCACATTTCTGTTTGTCTTGAAGGCTTGTTCAGCTATGGAGGCACTTGCGGATGGAATTCTGATACACGAGCACGCCAAGAAGGCAGGGCTGGAACTGGATGTGTTTGTGTCTACTGCTTTGCTCGACATGTATTTGAAATGTGGCTGCTTAGAGGATGCACACGAGGTGTTCTGCAGAATGCCCCAAAAAGATGTTGTTGCATGGAACGCTTTGGTCTCTGGTTATACACTGAATGGAAGGTACCAAGAAGTAGTTCGTTGTCTTCTTCAAATGCAACGGACAGGAAACATACCGAACCCTTCCACAATAGTGGCCCTCCTACCTATCGTCGGCCAAGCGAAGGCCCTGATACAAGGAAAAAGTATCCATGCATTCTGTATCAGAAGACGCATCGATAAAGGCGATGTTCTGGTTAATACTGCATTGTTGGACATGTATGGAAAATCCGAATGCTTGGTTTGTGCTCGTAGAATATTCGACAGCATGAGCTTCAGGAACGAGGTGACATGGAGTGAGATGATCGGATGCTACACTCTGTGTGGCAGGATGGCGGAGGCATTGCAAATTTTCAG TGGAAGTAGTGGGATTGGAGCTGAAACTGCAAGGGTTATGGCCCTCAGAGGAGCACATGTCATCATTGGAGCAAGGAACATGGAAGCTGCCAATGTGGTAAAGGAGAATATCCAACAGAGTATTCCATCTGCCAAAGTTGATGTCTCGAAGCTTGAACTTAGCTTACAAAAGTCTGCCCGAGCCTTCGCAGACAGATTCATTGAAAGGAATCTACCCCTCAACATCTTGAT AAACAATGCTAGCGTGATGAACTGCCCTTATAAACTCTCAGAAGATGGTATAGAGATGCAATTTGCTACAAATCATCTGG GTCACTTTTTGTTGACAAATCTTCTACttgagaaaatgaaaaatatagcAAAGGAGTCAGGAATCGAAGGGCGTATTGTGAATCTATCATCTGTAGCTCACATTGGGATTTGA